ACAACAATATCTATGTGGCCTTTCTGTGCTTTATAGGTGGCGCATTTGCCGGTATTGGCACTTTGTACCTCCTCATGAAAAATGGGGTGATGCTGGGCGCCTTTCAATATATGTTTTTTGCCAAAGGGCTGGGCCTGAAATCAGTATTGGTGATCTGGATCCATGGTACACTGGAAATTTCTTCCATCATCATTGCAGGGGCTGCCGGCCTGGTCATGATAAGTGGCCTCATCTTTCCCGGTACGCGCAAGCGCATGGATGCCCTGAAGAAAACAGCCCGGGATGCAGTAAAAATGTTAGTTTGCCTGGTACCAATATTCCTCACTGCTGCCTTCCTGGAAGGATTTGTGACCCGGCATACCAAAATGCCCATGTACATGAGCATTAGTATCCTGGGGCTATCCCTGGCATTTATAGTAGGTTATTTCGTGGTATACCCCAGGATGGTATACAACAGGGGATTCAGACTAAATGAAGCCGGCAAAGTTATAAAACCTGTGAAATGAGGGAAGGACTGAAAGTATTACTGATCGTATTCTTACTATGGCCCGGCGGCTTATTCGCCCAGGAAATTGAACTGGACAGCACCCAATTGAGGGATGTCCTTATTCCGCCCGTAACGGCAGATATCGATACTGCCGAGGCACCGGCTACTGCCACCTACCTCTACGACAGGACAGTTCCAATGGATGCAGATACGATAGATGATTATGATGATGCATCTGCTTTGCTGCTCAGGAAAGTACCTGCTGAAGTAAAAGATAAATTTAGAAAGGACAAGGACCTGGTGTATCATCAGCGTCCGCCCAAAAAACCTTCTGATTTCAGATGGCTGAATGCCATTGTGATGGGGCTCATGTATTTCTTCAAATACTCCTGGTGGCTGATCGTACTTATCATTCTCGTTGCGATGGGGGCGGCAATTTTTGTTTACCTCCGCAGAAACGGGTATGAGTTTAAGCGGGGTAAATCAGCAAAGGTGCAAGAAGAGGTGCTGCTCACAGAGGTAGAGCATGATGCAGGAGCTTACGAAACGCAAATTCAACAGGCCATTGCAGAAGGCAAACTCAGGTTGGCGGTGCGGCTCATGTACCTGCAGACCATCAGGATCCTGGCCGATAAACAGATCATTGAATACAGTAAGGAGAAAACAAATGCTGCTTACCTGCGTAGTTTATCGCAGACCCCGTGGCATAAACTTTTTGCCAGACTAACTGTAGACTACGAATATATATGGTACGGTGAAGTGCCCGTGAGTGGTGACCAGTTCTCTACTATCCAGGGGCAGTTCAAACAATTTTTGAACGAATTAGGCTATATCCGGTGAAAAAAACGATTGGAATAATCATCGCTTCAGTATTCTTACTATTATTTCTCATCATAATAATAGCTGTCAATTTGCAGTCGTTATCATGGGATAAAGACCTGCAACTGGAAAAGCAAACATTCTCTAATAAGGATAAGGATCCGGGTGGGTGTTATGTCATGTTCGAATCACTGCCCTCATTTTATGATGGCGGCCATCCCAGCGTAGTTTCCAAACCATTTGCGCTAAGCGCTAAGAAAGATGAGACCCTGCGTAGCGGTGAAGGGGTTATTTATTACCTGGTGGCGAAGCGCTTGTTTACAACTGTTGAGGATGTGGATTCCATGATGGAATTTGTGAACAGGGGCAACCAGTTATTCATCGCTTCAATTGATCTGGATAGCGTTCTCCTTAGCCGGTTATATACAAAAATGGCTGATCGTTATCCTTCCAATATTTTTGGAAGGCTCCGTACAGAAGAACACTTTGTAAATCCTGCACTGGCACCTGATACCGTATATGCAAGAGACTCTATTCCGGAAGGGCGTTATTTCACCCGCCTGGATACGGCGAGAACCACGATCCTTGGTACTGATCGCTGGAACAGGCCAAACTTTGTAAGGATTGAAGTAGGTAAGGGGCAGGTCTTTTTGCTGCTGCAGCCTTCTATGCTGACGAACTATTTCCTGATGTATAAAAAGAATCTCAATTCACTGGAGAAAGTGGCCGCTTATACATACGGTTATTCCGCTGTGTACTGGGATGAATTTTATAAGTATCATGAGTATCCGCAAAAGGGAGAATTCAGCCAGTGGAGTGTGCTGATGCGCTATCCTGCACTGCGCTGGGCGTTATGGCTGCTGGTATTGTTAATGCTGCTGTATGCGCTTTTTGAAAGTAAAAGAAGACAGCGGATCATTCCTGATAAAGAAGTGCTGACCAATAACTCACTGGAATTCGTAGAGGCCCTGGGGCAGTTGTATTACCAGCAACATAACAACGTAAACCTGGTGAGAAAGATCACCTTACAATGGCAGGAATTTATCCGTACAAAATACTATCTGAAT
This window of the Chitinophaga sancti genome carries:
- a CDS encoding stage II sporulation protein M, with product MRETTFIKKNLPRWKEYQQEPTEDPDEMAARFTSLLDDLAYAKTFYSFSKVTGYINSLAADIYQRIYGNRQEKDGRFLKFFVYELPLIFRKYHRLLLFTAIFFLLFCVMSAFSAARDETFVRGVLGDEYVSMTERNISNGDPFGVYGNGNELVMFLEIAYNNIYVAFLCFIGGAFAGIGTLYLLMKNGVMLGAFQYMFFAKGLGLKSVLVIWIHGTLEISSIIIAGAAGLVMISGLIFPGTRKRMDALKKTARDAVKMLVCLVPIFLTAAFLEGFVTRHTKMPMYMSISILGLSLAFIVGYFVVYPRMVYNRGFRLNEAGKVIKPVK
- a CDS encoding DUF4129 domain-containing protein, which gives rise to MREGLKVLLIVFLLWPGGLFAQEIELDSTQLRDVLIPPVTADIDTAEAPATATYLYDRTVPMDADTIDDYDDASALLLRKVPAEVKDKFRKDKDLVYHQRPPKKPSDFRWLNAIVMGLMYFFKYSWWLIVLIILVAMGAAIFVYLRRNGYEFKRGKSAKVQEEVLLTEVEHDAGAYETQIQQAIAEGKLRLAVRLMYLQTIRILADKQIIEYSKEKTNAAYLRSLSQTPWHKLFARLTVDYEYIWYGEVPVSGDQFSTIQGQFKQFLNELGYIR
- a CDS encoding DUF4350 domain-containing protein, translating into MQSLSWDKDLQLEKQTFSNKDKDPGGCYVMFESLPSFYDGGHPSVVSKPFALSAKKDETLRSGEGVIYYLVAKRLFTTVEDVDSMMEFVNRGNQLFIASIDLDSVLLSRLYTKMADRYPSNIFGRLRTEEHFVNPALAPDTVYARDSIPEGRYFTRLDTARTTILGTDRWNRPNFVRIEVGKGQVFLLLQPSMLTNYFLMYKKNLNSLEKVAAYTYGYSAVYWDEFYKYHEYPQKGEFSQWSVLMRYPALRWALWLLVLLMLLYALFESKRRQRIIPDKEVLTNNSLEFVEALGQLYYQQHNNVNLVRKITLQWQEFIRTKYYLNTNSMDDEFIRRLSHKAGVPLAEVEGIIDSIHFILLADKVSDATLKDFYSKIQAFYLNTK